One genomic segment of Erythrolamprus reginae isolate rEryReg1 chromosome 2, rEryReg1.hap1, whole genome shotgun sequence includes these proteins:
- the DDX4 gene encoding probable ATP-dependent RNA helicase DDX4 isoform X2, whose product MGDENWDAEFTEDGSREGSRALPVFHPSFQKPGSISMRTNETLCNFTQSIKQSGVRENSNGEEKQTGGFGSGRLFGNRGNGFEERKSSGFVRGFQRTNDDTSVLRRPGRGSFRSDRGRFGQFTKEFETSREFEAKGDYKEGSEEAILGKTPKVTYVPPPPPDDENSIFAHYQTGINFDKYDNILVEVSGLDPPPAILNFEEAGLCETLMKNIAKVGYFKLTPVQKYSIPIVLAGRDLMACAQTGSGKTAAFLIPILAHMMRDGVTASHFKVEQEPECIIVAPTRELINQIFLESRKFSYGTCIRPVVIYGGIQMSHTIHQIQLGCNILCATPGRLLDIIGRQKIGLSKLKYLVLDEADRMLDMGFGPDIKKLILSPGMPTKENRQTLMFSATFPDEIQRLAGEFLKTDYLFVVVGQVGGACSDVQQTILQVKQYDKKDKLVEILNEIGNERTMVFVETKKKADFFATLLCQENISTTSIHGDREQREREEALHYFRTGRCPVLVATSVAARGLDIENVQHVINVDLPSTIDEYVHRIGRTGRCGNIGKAISFFDPQADSAVAQPLIKVLADAQQEVPAWLEELSCGSGGIAFSYPRRNMFAAVDSRKVFSNKDNNHSGGFAASNTLVADESWD is encoded by the exons ATGGGGGACGAGAACTGGGATGCGGAGTTCACAGAAGATGGTAGTAGAGAGGGAAGCCGGGCCTTGCCGGTTTTCCACCCCAGCTTCCAGAAGCCG GGCAGCATATCCATGAGAACAAATGAAACCTTGTGCAATTTCACTCAGAGTATAAAACAGTCAG GTGTCAGAGAAAACAGCAATGGTGAAGAGAAACAAACAGGTGGATTTGGAAGTGGAAGACTTTTTGGAAACAGAG GAAATgggtttgaagaaagaaaatcttCAGGTTTTGTAAGAG GTTTTCAAAGAACGAATGATGATACTAGTGTTCTCCGTAGACCTGGGAGAGGATCATTCAGAAGTGATAGGGGAAGATTTGGGCAATTTACAA AGGAATTTGAAACTAGCAGAGAATTTGAAGCCAAAG GGGATTACAAAGAAGGGAGTGAAGAAGCAATTCTAGGAAAAA CTCCAAAGGTGACATatgtaccaccaccaccaccagatgATGAAAATAGCATCTTTGCACATTACCAGACAGGAATAAATTTTGATAAATACGATAATATTCTTGTGGAAGTTTCAGGGCTTGATCCTCCACCAGCAATATTG aATTTTGAAGAAGCTGGTCTGTGTGAAACCTTAATGAAGAACATAGCTAAAGTTGGATATTTTAAACTTACTCCTGTGCAGAAATATAGTATTCCTATTGTGCTGGCAGGACGTGACTTAATGGCGTGTGCACAAACAGGATCTGGAAAAACA GCAGCTTTCCTTATACCAATTTTAGCTCACATGATGCGAGACGGAGTGACTGCCAGTCACTTTAAAGTGGAACAAGAACCAGAATGTATAATTGTAGCACCAACTAGAGAACTGATAAATCAAATCTTTCTAGAATCAAGAAAATTTTCATATGG AACTTGTATAAGACCTGTTGTGATTTATGGAGGTATACAAATGAGCCATACAATTCATCAGATACAGCTAGGCTGTAATATATTATGTGCTACCCCAGGAAGACTTTTGGATATCATAGGCAGACAAAAG ATTGGGCTCAGCAAATTGAAATATTTGGTGTTAGATGAAGCTGATCGTATGCTGGATATGGGATTTGGCCCTGATATAAAGAAATTAATTTTATCTCCAGGAATGCCCACAAAAGAGAATCGCCAAACATTAATGTTTAGTGCCACTTTCCCTGATGAAATCCAAAg GCTCGCTGGAGAATTTTTGAAGACAGACtacttatttgttgttgttgggcAAGTGGGAGGAGCATGCAGTGATGTTCAGCAAACCATACTTCAAGTGAAGCAGTATGACAAGAAAGACAAACTTGTTGAAATTCTTAATGAAATAG GCAATGAACGAACTATGGTATTtgtggaaacaaagaaaaaagcagaTTTTTTTGCGACTTtactttgccaagaaaacataTCAACCACAAGTATTCATGG TGACCgggaacagagggagagagaagaagcacTTCATTATTTTCGTACTGGAAGATGCCCTGTTCTTGTTGCTACATCTGTAGCAGCAAGAGGTCTGGATATAGAAAATGTTCAACATGTTATAAATGTTGATCTCCCTTCCACAATTGATGAATATGTTCATAGGATTGGACGAACTGGGCGTTGTGGTAATATAGGCAAAGCAATTTCTTTCTTTGATCCTCAAGCAGACAGTGCTGTTGCACAGCCCCTAATAAAAGTGCTTGCAGAT GCTCAGCAAGAAGTTCCAGCATGGTTAGAAGAACTTTCCTGTGGTTCAGGTGGGATTGCTTTTAGTTATCCAAGGAGAAATATGTTTGCAGCTGTTGATTCCAGAAAG GTTTTCAGTAACAAAGACAATAATCACAGTGGAGGATTCGCAGCATCAAATACGCTTGTAGCAGATGAGTCCTGGGATTAA
- the DDX4 gene encoding probable ATP-dependent RNA helicase DDX4 isoform X1, protein MGDENWDAEFTEDGSREGSRALPVFHPSFQKPGSISMRTNETLCNFTQSIKQSGVRENSNGEEKQTGGFGSGRLFGNRGNGFEERKSSGFVRGFQRTNDDTSVLRRPGRGSFRSDRGRFGQFTTDDENVKQDGRQNSVSLGFKRRGFGIPSEEFETSREFEAKGDYKEGSEEAILGKTPKVTYVPPPPPDDENSIFAHYQTGINFDKYDNILVEVSGLDPPPAILNFEEAGLCETLMKNIAKVGYFKLTPVQKYSIPIVLAGRDLMACAQTGSGKTAAFLIPILAHMMRDGVTASHFKVEQEPECIIVAPTRELINQIFLESRKFSYGTCIRPVVIYGGIQMSHTIHQIQLGCNILCATPGRLLDIIGRQKIGLSKLKYLVLDEADRMLDMGFGPDIKKLILSPGMPTKENRQTLMFSATFPDEIQRLAGEFLKTDYLFVVVGQVGGACSDVQQTILQVKQYDKKDKLVEILNEIGNERTMVFVETKKKADFFATLLCQENISTTSIHGDREQREREEALHYFRTGRCPVLVATSVAARGLDIENVQHVINVDLPSTIDEYVHRIGRTGRCGNIGKAISFFDPQADSAVAQPLIKVLADAQQEVPAWLEELSCGSGGIAFSYPRRNMFAAVDSRKVFSNKDNNHSGGFAASNTLVADESWD, encoded by the exons ATGGGGGACGAGAACTGGGATGCGGAGTTCACAGAAGATGGTAGTAGAGAGGGAAGCCGGGCCTTGCCGGTTTTCCACCCCAGCTTCCAGAAGCCG GGCAGCATATCCATGAGAACAAATGAAACCTTGTGCAATTTCACTCAGAGTATAAAACAGTCAG GTGTCAGAGAAAACAGCAATGGTGAAGAGAAACAAACAGGTGGATTTGGAAGTGGAAGACTTTTTGGAAACAGAG GAAATgggtttgaagaaagaaaatcttCAGGTTTTGTAAGAG GTTTTCAAAGAACGAATGATGATACTAGTGTTCTCCGTAGACCTGGGAGAGGATCATTCAGAAGTGATAGGGGAAGATTTGGGCAATTTACAA CAGATGATGAAAATGTGAAACAAGATGGAAGACAAAATTCTGTCAGTTTAGGGTTTAAAAGAAGAGGCTTTGGTATTCCATCAG AGGAATTTGAAACTAGCAGAGAATTTGAAGCCAAAG GGGATTACAAAGAAGGGAGTGAAGAAGCAATTCTAGGAAAAA CTCCAAAGGTGACATatgtaccaccaccaccaccagatgATGAAAATAGCATCTTTGCACATTACCAGACAGGAATAAATTTTGATAAATACGATAATATTCTTGTGGAAGTTTCAGGGCTTGATCCTCCACCAGCAATATTG aATTTTGAAGAAGCTGGTCTGTGTGAAACCTTAATGAAGAACATAGCTAAAGTTGGATATTTTAAACTTACTCCTGTGCAGAAATATAGTATTCCTATTGTGCTGGCAGGACGTGACTTAATGGCGTGTGCACAAACAGGATCTGGAAAAACA GCAGCTTTCCTTATACCAATTTTAGCTCACATGATGCGAGACGGAGTGACTGCCAGTCACTTTAAAGTGGAACAAGAACCAGAATGTATAATTGTAGCACCAACTAGAGAACTGATAAATCAAATCTTTCTAGAATCAAGAAAATTTTCATATGG AACTTGTATAAGACCTGTTGTGATTTATGGAGGTATACAAATGAGCCATACAATTCATCAGATACAGCTAGGCTGTAATATATTATGTGCTACCCCAGGAAGACTTTTGGATATCATAGGCAGACAAAAG ATTGGGCTCAGCAAATTGAAATATTTGGTGTTAGATGAAGCTGATCGTATGCTGGATATGGGATTTGGCCCTGATATAAAGAAATTAATTTTATCTCCAGGAATGCCCACAAAAGAGAATCGCCAAACATTAATGTTTAGTGCCACTTTCCCTGATGAAATCCAAAg GCTCGCTGGAGAATTTTTGAAGACAGACtacttatttgttgttgttgggcAAGTGGGAGGAGCATGCAGTGATGTTCAGCAAACCATACTTCAAGTGAAGCAGTATGACAAGAAAGACAAACTTGTTGAAATTCTTAATGAAATAG GCAATGAACGAACTATGGTATTtgtggaaacaaagaaaaaagcagaTTTTTTTGCGACTTtactttgccaagaaaacataTCAACCACAAGTATTCATGG TGACCgggaacagagggagagagaagaagcacTTCATTATTTTCGTACTGGAAGATGCCCTGTTCTTGTTGCTACATCTGTAGCAGCAAGAGGTCTGGATATAGAAAATGTTCAACATGTTATAAATGTTGATCTCCCTTCCACAATTGATGAATATGTTCATAGGATTGGACGAACTGGGCGTTGTGGTAATATAGGCAAAGCAATTTCTTTCTTTGATCCTCAAGCAGACAGTGCTGTTGCACAGCCCCTAATAAAAGTGCTTGCAGAT GCTCAGCAAGAAGTTCCAGCATGGTTAGAAGAACTTTCCTGTGGTTCAGGTGGGATTGCTTTTAGTTATCCAAGGAGAAATATGTTTGCAGCTGTTGATTCCAGAAAG GTTTTCAGTAACAAAGACAATAATCACAGTGGAGGATTCGCAGCATCAAATACGCTTGTAGCAGATGAGTCCTGGGATTAA
- the LOC139159021 gene encoding tigger transposable element-derived protein 1-like — translation MEAALSLWVQDCRKKSIALDTNTIRTKAQQLYNRLEDTEEGDADEGNAASASASAPATFTASKGWFEKFQRRYGLKSVSLHGEAASADTGAAENFVQRTFKELIAEGGYLPEQVFNMDETGLFWKRMPSRTFLMQDEAKAPGFKAMKDRVTLIMCGNAAGFLLKPGLIYKSQNPRALKNRNKNALPVYWMHNAKAWITKPLTRDWFHQCFIPQVKDYLAGKGLDFKVLLLMDNAGGHDHLDHEHDGVQVEFLPPNTTSLIQPMDQGIIRAFKALYTRNSLGSIVEAMDADDNFTLKAYWRQYTIASCLKNIQNALTDMKTQTMNACWRKLWPEVVHDYKGFAPEEIQDAAVQNSVKLAQALGGEGFVDMTAEEVNGLLDEHGLPLTDKDLEELTRSASEEEEEAEAEQAEEEEDVGLTLERLAELNRATSNVQRMVELWDPNMTRSIQFNASLDNIFAPYRSMLAQKKKRRQQLPMTMFVTKTKRSVTPSPAASIVEMVIEEDP, via the exons atggaagctgctttgtccctgtgggtacaagactgccgcaaaaagagcattgctttggataccaacactatcaGAACCAaagcacaacaattgtacaaccgtcttgaagacacagaagaaggcgatgcagatgagggaaacgcag cctcagcctcagcctcagccccagccacattcacagcaagcaaagggtggtttgagaaatttcaacggcgctatggcctgaagagtgtgtcattgcacggagaagctgcctcagcagatacaggtgcagcagaaaactttgtccagcgcacgtttaaagagctaattgcagaagggggctaccttccagaacaggtgttcaacatggacgaaacaggcctgttctggaagaggatgccttcaaggactttcttgatgcaagatgaagccaaagcccctggctttaaggccatgaaagatcgagtgactttgatcatgtgtgggaatgcagcaggctttttgctgaagccagggctaatttataagtcacaaaatccaagagccctcaagaacagaaataagaatgcattgccagtgtactggatgcataatgctaaagcatggattacaaaacccctcacgcgggactggtttcatcagtgcttcatcccacaggtgaaggattatttggctggcaaaggactggatttcaaagtgcttctcctaatggacaatgctggcggccatgatcacctggaccatgaacatgatggggtgcaagttgaattcttgccaccaaacaccacatcgcttatccagccgatggatcaaggtattatccgtgcatttaaggcactgtacacgcgcaattctcttggaagcatcgtggaagcaatggatgctgatgacaacttcacattgaaggcctactggcgtcagtacacaattgcatcttgtctgaagaacattcagaatgccttgacagatatgaagacacagacaatgaatgcctgctggaggaaattgtggccagaagtggtgcatgattacaagggatttgctcccgaagaaatccaagatgctgcagtccagaactctgtgaagctggcacaggcactgggtggagaaggcttcgttgacatgacagcagaggaagtcaatggtttgcttgatgagcatggcctaccgctgacagacaaagatctggaggagctgaccaggtcagcgagtgaagaagaggaggaagcggaagctgaacaagctgaggaagaagaagatgttggcctaacgcttgagcggcttgcagaactgaacagagccacttcaaatgtacaacgcatggtggaactttgggatcccaacatgactcgctctatacagtttaacgcctcccttgacaacatctttgcaccatacagatccatgttagcccagaaaaagaaacggcgccaacaactgcccatgaccatgtttgtcacaaaaaccaagaggtctgtcacaccatcacctgcagcgtccattgtagaaatggtgatagaagaagatccctag